The genomic window AATTAGCGATCGCGTTATTGCCAATTATGTCGCTACAGGCGAACCGCTCCTTTGTGCTGGGGCTTTTGCTTTAGAAGGTTATGGCAGCTTATTTGTAGACAAAATTGTTGGCTGCCATACTAATGTTATTGGCTTGAGTATGCCTTTACTGCGGCAAATGCTAGAACAGCTAAATTACGATGTTACGGATTTTTGGCAAGCAAGTTAGGTAGGATAAAAATCACGGGCATCTAATACAGTTTCTCCATAATTGGGAATCCACGCCACCCATTTATCTGCGCCCAGATCGCACAGTAGTAGTGCTTCGTCATAACTATATTCGTTGGGCAATTTTAGTAAGTGTACCCAAGTGTCGGACGCAAGCGTTAAGTTGCAGCTAGTTTTATTTGCCCAGTCAATTTGTCCTACAGGTACAATACAAAAGTTTGGCTGATAGTAATTTACTGGCATTGTTTCTTCCCCTTGCACAATTAACTTAAGACTTCTGTAGTCTATGTTACATATCTTCTTATTTATTTGGCTACAAGTGTTGAATAACTTTACTTAATGCCGCAATTAAAAAAAATACCTATGTCAACAAAAATTTCTTTGAGATCGCAACAACACCCTTTGATTTGTAAGTTAGCTAATGTAATTGAAGGCAGTTGGCAGCAATACTTAGACTTGTCACCTTACCCTATGCCCGCCGAATTAGGCTATGTAGAGGGCAAGCTAGAAGGGGAAAAGTTAGTAATTGAAAACCTCTGCTACCAAACCCCCCAGTTTCGCAAGCTGCATTTGGAACTAGCAAAAGTAGGCACAATGCTTGATATATTGCATTGCGTAATGTTTCCGCGCCCCGAATACGCCTTGCCCATGTTTGGTTGCGATTTGGTGGGAGGAAGGGGACAAATTAGCGCGGCGATCGCTGATTTATCGCCTTTGAATGCCGAACGCTTGACAACTCCTGAATATAGCAGCCAAATAAAAGCATTACCTACCCTCGATTTTAGTAATAACCGCGAGTTGCCAGAGTGGGGAGATATTTTTTCGGAGTTTTGTATTTTTGTGCGCCCAGGTTCGCCCGCCGAAGAAACCATGTTTTTGCAACGAGTAGAAGCATTTTTAGCTATACATTGCCAAAATGCGATCGCCTCTATTCCCCAAAGTCCCGAAAAAAAAGCAGAAATTGTTGCCGCACAGCACTACTACTGTACTAAGCAGCAGCAAAATGATAAAACTCGCAGAGTTTTAGAAAAAGCTTTTGGCAACCAATGGGCAGAACATTATATGACTACTGTTTTGTTCGATTTACCAGATAGCTAGAGATGGCGAAAATAAGCTTTTCAATGAGAAAAAAATTCTATCTTTACTTAGGTTTGATTTAGGATTTGTGGCGG from Synechocystis sp. PCC 7509 includes these protein-coding regions:
- a CDS encoding phycocyanobilin:ferredoxin oxidoreductase, encoding MPMSTKISLRSQQHPLICKLANVIEGSWQQYLDLSPYPMPAELGYVEGKLEGEKLVIENLCYQTPQFRKLHLELAKVGTMLDILHCVMFPRPEYALPMFGCDLVGGRGQISAAIADLSPLNAERLTTPEYSSQIKALPTLDFSNNRELPEWGDIFSEFCIFVRPGSPAEETMFLQRVEAFLAIHCQNAIASIPQSPEKKAEIVAAQHYYCTKQQQNDKTRRVLEKAFGNQWAEHYMTTVLFDLPDS